A genome region from Hymenobacter tibetensis includes the following:
- a CDS encoding cold-shock protein produces MKTGKVKFYNEAKGFGFIIQDENSQDIFVHQTGLIHEIRENDRVSFEVIEGKKGLNAVKVERIAV; encoded by the coding sequence ATGAAAACCGGTAAAGTAAAGTTCTACAATGAAGCCAAAGGATTTGGTTTTATTATTCAGGACGAAAATAGCCAAGATATCTTTGTGCATCAGACGGGGCTAATCCATGAAATCCGTGAAAACGACCGGGTTTCGTTTGAGGTTATCGAGGGCAAAAAAGGCCTGAATGCCGTGAAGGTGGAGCGCATTGCGGTGTAA
- a CDS encoding ComEA family DNA-binding protein, with the protein MKPSRWLRRYFGFSRRETSGFVVLLGLLIGLLFLPALLRPRLATYDPTPDQQQLNTLAAELAAQRQARPSFAGTSRYPRRTYPARVRVPQVPLAPFDPNSFTTIDWQARGLPEWLAKRLVKYRDVVGGFRAKEQIRKAYGLSDTTYARLAPYMQLPEMLPPREARATASRYPSAAGSGFTAQPDGAPVGKFARKPRNLQPFDLNSADTTQLMQIRGIGRGLSARVVEYRQRLGGFLLEDQLREIYSLRDAPDLVDSLRKYTFVRSGFTPELIDINNAPFETLQAHPYLGKRLARVVVAFRQQHGPFRHPTDLRQIRILDEATLVKLQPYLVLK; encoded by the coding sequence ATGAAGCCTAGCCGTTGGCTCCGCCGCTATTTTGGGTTTTCACGCCGCGAAACCTCGGGCTTTGTGGTGTTGCTGGGGCTGTTGATTGGCCTTTTGTTTCTGCCAGCACTGCTACGCCCACGCCTCGCTACCTATGATCCAACGCCCGATCAGCAGCAACTGAACACGTTGGCAGCTGAGCTAGCTGCTCAACGCCAAGCACGACCCTCCTTTGCGGGCACCAGCCGCTATCCGCGGCGTACGTACCCGGCACGGGTCCGGGTGCCACAAGTGCCCCTGGCCCCCTTCGACCCCAACAGCTTCACGACCATAGACTGGCAAGCCCGTGGCCTGCCGGAATGGCTGGCCAAACGGCTGGTGAAGTACCGCGACGTAGTGGGTGGCTTCCGGGCCAAAGAGCAGATTCGTAAGGCCTACGGCCTCTCCGATACCACGTACGCGCGGCTGGCGCCCTACATGCAACTGCCGGAGATGCTACCGCCCCGCGAAGCTCGCGCCACTGCCAGCCGTTATCCTTCTGCCGCTGGTAGTGGCTTTACAGCCCAGCCCGATGGCGCCCCCGTTGGCAAGTTTGCCCGCAAACCCCGCAACCTACAGCCTTTCGACCTCAACTCCGCCGATACCACTCAACTGATGCAGATTCGGGGGATTGGGCGGGGCCTTTCGGCGCGGGTGGTGGAGTACCGGCAGCGGCTGGGCGGTTTCCTGCTCGAAGACCAGTTGCGTGAAATCTACAGCCTACGTGATGCGCCCGACCTGGTGGACAGCTTACGCAAGTACACCTTCGTGCGCTCCGGCTTCACTCCTGAGCTTATTGACATCAACAACGCACCCTTCGAAACGCTACAGGCGCACCCGTACTTGGGCAAGCGGCTGGCGCGGGTGGTAGTGGCGTTCCGGCAGCAACACGGGCCTTTCCGCCACCCCACCGACCTTCGTCAGATCCGTATCCTCGACGAGGCGACGCTGGTGAAACTACAGCCGTATCTGGTCCTCAAATAA
- a CDS encoding gliding motility lipoprotein GldH, with translation MLKLFRLLPAFGLAFTLLLTACDQNQVYEKNIDFDKYTWSVRQKPAFTFDIADTTQRYDVYFNIRNASDYGYYNLYVKHTLTDPANKQVSQLLHQMLLMDAQTGEPRGKGTGDIYDHQFLALPNQKFQRAGTYKIVLEQYMRQDQLPGLMAVGVRVAKAAAPQP, from the coding sequence ATGCTTAAGCTGTTTCGTCTGTTGCCGGCCTTCGGGCTGGCCTTCACTCTGCTGTTAACTGCCTGCGACCAAAACCAAGTGTATGAGAAGAATATCGACTTCGATAAATACACCTGGTCGGTGCGGCAGAAGCCTGCTTTCACCTTCGACATTGCGGATACCACGCAACGATACGATGTGTATTTCAACATCCGCAATGCCTCCGACTACGGGTACTACAACCTGTATGTGAAGCACACGCTCACCGACCCGGCCAACAAGCAGGTGTCGCAGTTGCTGCATCAGATGCTACTCATGGATGCGCAGACGGGTGAGCCCCGCGGCAAAGGCACCGGCGACATCTACGACCACCAGTTTCTGGCGCTGCCCAACCAAAAGTTTCAGCGGGCCGGAACCTACAAAATCGTGCTGGAACAGTACATGCGCCAAGACCAGCTGCCGGGCCTGATGGCAGTGGGCGTGCGGGTGGCCAAAGCGGCGGCCCCTCAGCCGTAA
- a CDS encoding zinc-dependent alcohol dehydrogenase, with the protein MKALVYHGMRDVRVDTVEDPKIEDARDAIIRVTSTAICGSDLHIYNGSIPQPRPMVLGHEFMGIVEEVGKGVGGKLKVGDRVVVPFPIACGTCYFCNHELPGHCENSNPDHYGPEGGLLTEKGGALFGYTDIYGGYNGGQAEFVRVPYADFGPRVIPDSLTDEQALFLTDIFPTGYSGIDWADVKGGEFIAIFGSGPVGIMAAKSAWLRGAARVVIIDTQQYRLDKAKAATNSEIILWDNAKNVIEQIRAMSEGRGADVCVECVGFEPDRDLLDRAKAVLNLEKGSPKVLEACMSAVRRGGVVTVLGVYSSPFDNFPIHQFFDKGITIRGGQAPAQKHIDKLLQYVIEGKVVLDDIISHRLPLAEAAHGYDIFRNKKDNCLKVVLTP; encoded by the coding sequence ATGAAAGCACTCGTGTACCACGGGATGAGAGACGTTCGCGTCGACACCGTAGAAGATCCCAAAATTGAAGACGCCCGCGACGCTATTATCCGGGTCACGAGCACGGCCATCTGCGGTTCCGACTTGCATATCTACAACGGCAGTATCCCACAGCCCCGCCCTATGGTGTTAGGGCACGAGTTTATGGGGATTGTGGAGGAAGTAGGCAAAGGGGTGGGAGGGAAGCTCAAGGTCGGCGACCGAGTGGTAGTACCTTTTCCAATAGCCTGCGGTACCTGCTACTTCTGCAACCACGAGCTGCCGGGCCACTGCGAAAACTCCAACCCCGACCACTACGGCCCCGAAGGCGGCTTGCTCACCGAAAAAGGCGGCGCCCTGTTCGGCTACACCGACATCTATGGCGGCTACAATGGTGGCCAGGCTGAATTTGTGCGCGTACCGTATGCTGACTTCGGCCCACGTGTCATTCCCGATTCATTGACTGACGAGCAGGCGCTGTTTTTGACGGATATTTTTCCTACCGGCTACTCTGGTATCGACTGGGCCGATGTGAAAGGGGGCGAGTTTATTGCCATTTTCGGGTCGGGGCCGGTGGGCATCATGGCGGCCAAATCGGCATGGCTGCGTGGCGCGGCGCGCGTAGTTATCATCGATACCCAGCAGTATCGTCTCGACAAAGCCAAGGCAGCTACCAATTCGGAAATCATTCTGTGGGATAACGCCAAAAATGTAATAGAACAGATCCGGGCCATGAGCGAAGGCCGGGGTGCCGACGTTTGCGTGGAGTGCGTTGGCTTCGAGCCCGACCGGGATTTGCTGGACCGGGCCAAGGCTGTTCTTAACCTGGAAAAAGGCTCCCCCAAGGTGCTAGAAGCGTGCATGAGCGCAGTACGCCGCGGTGGTGTTGTGACGGTGCTGGGTGTGTATAGCTCGCCCTTTGATAACTTCCCGATTCACCAGTTCTTCGATAAGGGCATTACTATCCGAGGTGGTCAAGCGCCCGCGCAAAAGCACATCGATAAGCTTCTGCAGTATGTGATTGAAGGCAAAGTGGTACTCGATGACATCATCTCGCACCGCTTGCCGCTGGCTGAAGCTGCACATGGCTATGATATCTTCCGCAACAAGAAGGACAACTGCTTAAAGGTGGTCTTGACGCCCTAA
- the ricT gene encoding regulatory iron-sulfur-containing complex subunit RicT, with product MFDWLQDLDTPSDFKGFDIVEIRFKGGRKDFYRNTHHLPLVTGDAVVVEAGGNGWHLGHVSLKGELVRLQMKKKKVPLDSKDIHNILRVATEQDVERWNAVRDLETGTMFRARTVVDELRLRMKLSDVEYQADRTRATFFYSAEDRVDFRDLIKRLADEFRVRVEMRQISLRHEAGRLGGIGVCGRELCCSTWLTDFKSVSTTAARYQNLSLNPAKLSGQCGRLKCCLNYELDTYLDALKDIPQVQRPLQTEKGDYVLQKTDIFKKKMWFAVRGDNNWVVLPTERVREVLEMNKRGEKVETLLVPVREEEKAPEVTAIVEGSLERLDDKIKASKRSKRGKKKNKSEETVGLAPRDSAAPQVAPVARPAATARPATTEDAGTTPAGEETRRPRGAAARPLNRRNNRNRSGNAGDGSRAEGSPRNAEGRRNAAEPGKPAGGPTEPRQPRQGNERRGGRGASASGDAAPNRPDGADNSANRPPREGGRSGRRGGRRSEGGAAGPSSPSPAAS from the coding sequence GTGTTCGACTGGCTCCAGGATCTGGATACCCCCAGCGACTTCAAAGGCTTTGATATCGTCGAAATCCGCTTTAAGGGCGGCCGTAAAGACTTTTACCGTAATACGCACCACCTGCCCCTAGTCACCGGCGACGCCGTAGTGGTAGAAGCGGGTGGCAATGGCTGGCATCTAGGGCACGTTTCGCTGAAAGGCGAGTTGGTGCGTCTGCAAATGAAAAAGAAGAAGGTGCCCCTCGATTCCAAGGACATCCACAACATTCTGCGGGTAGCTACCGAGCAGGACGTGGAGCGCTGGAACGCCGTGCGTGACCTGGAAACAGGCACTATGTTCCGCGCACGGACCGTAGTAGACGAGCTGCGCCTGCGCATGAAGCTCTCCGACGTGGAATACCAAGCCGACCGCACCCGCGCGACGTTCTTCTACTCGGCCGAAGACCGGGTGGATTTTCGGGACTTGATCAAACGCCTCGCCGACGAGTTTCGAGTGCGAGTGGAAATGCGCCAGATTTCGTTGCGCCACGAAGCTGGCCGCCTCGGTGGTATCGGCGTGTGTGGCCGTGAGCTATGCTGCTCCACATGGCTAACCGACTTTAAAAGCGTGAGCACGACAGCGGCCCGCTACCAGAACCTAAGCCTGAATCCAGCGAAGCTTTCGGGGCAGTGCGGCCGTCTGAAATGCTGCCTCAACTACGAGCTGGACACCTACCTCGACGCGCTGAAAGACATTCCGCAGGTGCAGCGTCCGCTCCAAACCGAGAAAGGCGACTACGTGCTGCAAAAGACCGACATCTTTAAAAAGAAGATGTGGTTTGCAGTGCGCGGCGACAACAACTGGGTGGTGCTGCCAACCGAGCGGGTGCGCGAAGTGCTGGAAATGAACAAGCGTGGCGAGAAAGTGGAAACGCTATTAGTGCCCGTGCGAGAAGAAGAAAAGGCACCTGAAGTAACGGCCATTGTGGAAGGCTCGTTGGAGCGCCTCGACGACAAAATCAAAGCCAGCAAACGCAGCAAGCGCGGCAAAAAGAAAAACAAGTCCGAAGAAACCGTCGGGCTAGCTCCGCGCGACAGCGCCGCTCCGCAGGTTGCCCCCGTTGCTCGCCCTGCCGCTACCGCTCGTCCGGCAACAACTGAAGACGCTGGCACAACTCCTGCTGGCGAAGAAACCCGCCGCCCACGCGGTGCTGCTGCCCGGCCTCTAAACCGGCGCAACAACCGCAACCGTTCCGGCAACGCTGGTGATGGTTCGCGCGCGGAAGGCTCGCCTCGCAACGCTGAGGGCCGGCGCAATGCGGCCGAACCTGGCAAGCCAGCGGGTGGCCCTACCGAGCCCCGGCAACCCCGGCAAGGCAATGAGCGGCGCGGTGGCCGGGGCGCTTCGGCGTCCGGAGATGCTGCTCCAAACCGTCCTGATGGAGCCGACAACAGTGCCAACCGGCCGCCCCGGGAAGGTGGACGCTCGGGCCGTCGTGGTGGTCGTCGGTCGGAGGGTGGGGCTGCTGGTCCGTCTTCTCCATCTCCCGCTGCTTCCTGA
- a CDS encoding SdiA-regulated/phytase-like domain-containing protein: MSKTILVESSGFALANDMGDLWTHGDGGTAASLYKVTPQGDLLQTLDLTPLVNIDWEDLTHDDDGRIFIGDFGNNQNKRRNLAIYRLAGPNLRQIDTISFRYPDQRDFPPRKSARNFDCEAFYYHQDSLYLFTKNRGKGNWVKLYSLPARPGYHVATLLDSIKINTWITAAALSPDSRTVALLGYGHLYLIERQPGRRLFDGQKSCLAIPSSGQTEALEFLDNTTLVFSNEKGRIYQATQKVDATKKASN, from the coding sequence ATGTCGAAGACCATACTTGTAGAAAGCTCGGGCTTTGCCCTGGCCAACGACATGGGCGACCTTTGGACGCACGGCGACGGAGGCACTGCCGCCAGCCTTTACAAAGTCACGCCGCAAGGCGACTTGCTGCAAACACTTGACCTCACTCCCCTGGTCAACATCGACTGGGAAGACTTAACCCACGACGACGACGGCCGCATCTTCATCGGCGACTTCGGCAACAACCAGAACAAGCGCCGCAACTTGGCCATCTACCGCCTTGCGGGTCCTAATCTGCGCCAGATTGATACCATCAGTTTCCGCTACCCCGACCAGCGCGACTTTCCACCCCGCAAGAGTGCGCGCAACTTCGACTGCGAAGCATTTTACTACCACCAAGACAGCCTGTATCTGTTCACCAAGAACCGGGGCAAAGGCAATTGGGTGAAACTGTACTCCCTGCCCGCTCGCCCGGGTTATCATGTGGCCACGCTACTCGACAGCATCAAAATCAACACCTGGATAACGGCAGCCGCCCTCAGTCCTGACAGCCGCACGGTGGCCTTACTTGGCTACGGCCACCTCTACTTAATAGAGCGGCAGCCCGGCCGCCGCCTCTTCGATGGCCAGAAAAGCTGCTTGGCTATTCCTAGTTCCGGCCAGACCGAAGCCCTGGAATTTCTCGACAACACCACCCTTGTTTTCAGCAACGAAAAAGGCCGCATCTACCAGGCCACTCAGAAGGTGGATGCCACCAAAAAGGCCTCCAACTGA
- a CDS encoding porin family protein, with translation MTHTLLKTLLLPATLLSAITIAQAQITVGPRVGLGLANMHHSSGLGTKPKVIGQAGIMGNVQFGKLSVQPSLLFARKGFKVEDSGSPVVLGGTFSYKTEADVLFNYLEVPLNVVYSLTGEQGFQLFAGPYISIGLNGKYKGETEYEETGIGGVVNRYSRKDDYTVQFADEQDETVDKTYYKRINAGLNGGIGYKAGPIQAQLGYMLGLSNIRSNSSNPDSKGSIKDRTIQLSLAYLFGAGK, from the coding sequence ATGACGCACACCTTACTGAAAACGCTATTGCTGCCAGCCACGCTGCTGTCGGCCATTACCATTGCGCAGGCCCAGATTACGGTTGGGCCGCGCGTGGGCCTGGGCTTAGCCAATATGCATCACAGTTCCGGTCTGGGCACCAAGCCCAAGGTGATAGGGCAAGCTGGCATTATGGGTAATGTGCAGTTCGGCAAGCTGTCGGTGCAACCGTCTCTCCTCTTTGCGCGAAAGGGCTTCAAAGTGGAGGACAGTGGCTCTCCAGTGGTATTGGGAGGTACGTTCAGCTACAAAACAGAAGCTGATGTCCTGTTTAACTACCTTGAAGTGCCGCTGAATGTGGTATACTCGCTGACGGGCGAACAAGGCTTCCAACTCTTTGCGGGCCCTTACATAAGCATTGGCTTGAACGGCAAGTACAAAGGCGAAACGGAGTATGAGGAAACAGGTATCGGAGGCGTAGTCAACCGCTACTCGAGAAAGGATGACTATACCGTGCAATTTGCTGACGAGCAGGACGAAACCGTAGACAAAACCTATTACAAACGCATAAATGCAGGTCTGAACGGTGGCATCGGCTACAAAGCAGGTCCCATTCAAGCGCAGCTAGGCTACATGTTGGGTCTTTCAAACATTCGCTCAAACAGCTCTAATCCCGACAGCAAAGGCAGTATCAAAGACCGCACTATACAGCTTTCGCTTGCTTATCTGTTTGGTGCAGGCAAGTGA
- a CDS encoding S8 family serine peptidase, with product MAYYAIRGWLRGSFLIGVMLLLARPAFMLAQSMPTALPDKLAPTLRLLAERQAAGARQNVRVSVTNRPAFIQWAQQELPGAHVQAEPTQPALVLISGLTHAQLQVVLASPLVTFVDVPNRPAHDERQLNRANPTVNSIAAVHRRYPRITGEGLTVSVKENMFDPTDIDFKGRVVEVNANATRSEHATIMATLIAGGGNSAPSGKGAAWQARIASADYANLLPEEDALLARQGVSVQNHSYGTAIENYYGLESQAYDAQSRRNPTLLHVFSSGNSGNQTGTMGSYQGLNNVANLTGQFKMSKNTLSVGATDALGQVAPLSSRGPAYDGRIKPELVAFGDDGSSDAAALISGISLLAQQAYRDQHNGALPPASLVKAALLNSADDLGRPEVDFVAGFGQADALGTVRTLLDGRYKTGAVEQGEVEQFVLVAPPGAHHLKLTLTWTDPEAAPNAQQALINDLDIELVELTDRDEKRWFPWALSSFPHLDSLALPARRRPDHLNNVEQITLPAAQTSRYVVLVRGFNVAVGPQAFSVAYEFEGGLEWTLPLQTRSFQPGTIEQVRWQWSGPATTARLDFRPIGASAWQTISSSLDLAQRSYAWAVPTSTTLAQLRLTTTGGTAYLSDTFAIARPLALQVGYACADETLLYWNQVPGATGYRVSRLGAKQLEPFLLATDTAFVLPKAQQNIFTYYAVEPVFRASSSGRGTTVDVANTGLNCYLRSFVPRQTVADTAQLLLELGSTFRLQAVSLQRREQGEFRTIQTLSQPIALSSQLTDLDAATGFNEYRVLFQDTRGRAFYSQNESVYVVRRNDLLVFPVPVTAGEPLRIIGEPGVSLHLELYDGLGRALREATVQGTINTFDTAGLRAGVYLLRARTATGATITRRIIVL from the coding sequence ATGGCTTATTACGCTATCCGGGGCTGGCTTCGGGGCAGTTTCCTGATTGGCGTAATGCTACTGCTGGCCAGGCCAGCCTTCATGTTGGCTCAGAGCATGCCGACGGCGTTGCCTGATAAGCTGGCACCTACGCTACGGTTGCTGGCGGAGCGCCAAGCAGCAGGAGCCCGGCAAAATGTGCGGGTAAGCGTAACCAACCGACCGGCGTTTATTCAGTGGGCGCAGCAGGAATTGCCGGGCGCGCACGTGCAGGCCGAGCCTACGCAACCGGCGTTGGTGTTGATTTCGGGCTTAACCCACGCGCAACTGCAAGTGGTGTTAGCCTCACCGTTGGTTACGTTTGTGGATGTGCCCAACCGGCCAGCCCACGACGAGCGGCAATTAAACCGCGCCAACCCAACTGTAAACAGCATAGCAGCGGTGCACCGGCGTTATCCTCGAATTACGGGTGAGGGCCTTACGGTGTCAGTAAAAGAGAACATGTTCGACCCAACGGATATTGATTTCAAGGGCCGAGTAGTGGAAGTAAATGCCAATGCTACCCGGTCGGAGCACGCTACCATCATGGCTACGCTTATTGCGGGCGGCGGCAACTCGGCACCGAGCGGCAAAGGGGCTGCTTGGCAAGCCCGCATTGCGTCGGCCGATTATGCCAACCTGCTTCCCGAAGAGGATGCCCTGCTAGCCCGGCAAGGGGTGAGCGTGCAAAACCATTCGTATGGTACGGCCATCGAGAATTATTATGGTCTTGAGTCGCAGGCGTATGATGCGCAAAGCCGGCGGAACCCAACGTTGCTGCATGTTTTCTCGTCTGGCAACTCGGGCAACCAAACCGGTACCATGGGTTCTTATCAGGGCTTAAATAATGTGGCCAACCTGACTGGGCAATTCAAGATGTCGAAGAACACGCTGAGCGTAGGTGCTACCGACGCGTTAGGGCAAGTGGCTCCGCTCAGCTCACGTGGCCCTGCCTACGATGGACGCATCAAGCCGGAACTGGTAGCCTTCGGCGATGATGGTTCTTCCGATGCAGCGGCGCTTATATCGGGTATCAGCTTGCTGGCTCAGCAAGCGTACCGCGACCAGCACAACGGAGCACTTCCTCCGGCATCATTGGTGAAGGCCGCGTTGCTTAATAGCGCCGACGACCTGGGGCGGCCGGAAGTGGATTTTGTAGCCGGCTTTGGGCAAGCTGATGCCCTGGGTACCGTGCGCACGCTGCTCGACGGACGTTATAAAACGGGTGCAGTAGAACAGGGCGAGGTAGAGCAGTTCGTTTTGGTGGCGCCACCTGGTGCGCATCACCTAAAGCTGACCCTCACCTGGACCGACCCCGAAGCCGCTCCCAATGCTCAGCAAGCCCTAATCAATGATTTAGATATCGAGTTGGTTGAACTCACAGACCGGGACGAAAAGCGCTGGTTTCCTTGGGCGCTAAGCTCTTTTCCACATCTCGATTCATTGGCCTTGCCCGCCCGCCGCCGGCCTGATCATCTTAATAACGTAGAGCAGATAACCTTGCCCGCCGCACAAACTAGTAGATATGTGGTGTTGGTGCGCGGCTTCAACGTGGCAGTGGGTCCGCAGGCCTTTAGTGTGGCTTACGAATTCGAAGGAGGCTTGGAGTGGACTCTGCCGCTTCAAACCCGTAGCTTCCAGCCCGGCACTATCGAGCAAGTGCGCTGGCAATGGAGCGGCCCCGCCACCACGGCGCGCCTCGACTTCCGGCCCATAGGGGCTTCTGCCTGGCAAACTATTAGCAGTAGCCTCGACCTAGCGCAGCGTAGCTACGCGTGGGCGGTGCCCACTAGCACCACACTGGCCCAACTTCGCCTCACGACCACCGGCGGTACTGCCTACCTGTCGGATACGTTTGCCATTGCTAGGCCGCTGGCTTTGCAAGTGGGATATGCCTGCGCCGATGAGACATTGCTATACTGGAATCAAGTGCCTGGTGCCACTGGCTACCGGGTATCTCGCCTCGGGGCCAAGCAGCTGGAACCGTTTCTGCTTGCTACCGATACGGCTTTTGTGCTGCCCAAGGCGCAGCAGAATATTTTCACCTACTACGCCGTTGAGCCCGTATTTAGAGCATCAAGTAGTGGGCGAGGTACCACTGTTGATGTGGCCAACACGGGCCTCAACTGCTACCTCCGTTCCTTTGTGCCGCGGCAGACCGTTGCCGACACGGCGCAGTTGCTACTGGAGCTGGGTAGCACTTTCCGCTTGCAGGCAGTGAGTTTGCAGCGCCGAGAGCAGGGCGAGTTCCGTACGATTCAAACTTTGAGTCAGCCCATTGCTCTGTCCTCCCAACTCACCGACCTAGACGCCGCTACGGGCTTCAATGAGTACCGTGTGCTTTTTCAGGATACGCGTGGCCGCGCCTTCTACAGCCAGAATGAGTCGGTGTACGTGGTGCGCCGCAACGACCTGCTGGTGTTTCCGGTGCCCGTAACAGCCGGCGAGCCTCTGCGCATAATAGGGGAGCCCGGGGTATCCTTGCATCTAGAGCTCTACGACGGCCTCGGCCGCGCCCTACGCGAAGCCACAGTGCAAGGCACCATCAATACGTTCGACACGGCCGGCTTGCGTGCTGGGGTGTACCTGCTGCGCGCCCGTACCGCAACGGGCGCCACCATAACGCGCCGCATCATAGTCCTCTAG
- a CDS encoding M57 family metalloprotease: MKKNQLLAPLALLMGATMALSSCEKKQEVVAKNEISEENLTQIQSLGFSTQEAQKVEGGILVEGDILLTDEMLSSTPEYSMLRVGQDEQYRTNNLVSTSGGTRTITIRVSTSLPSAYITATDELIRRYNAENLRLRFARVTSGGSIVLTAAPAGSGYLASAGFPSGGNPYGQVQVNSGAIGTANASTYIATILAHEVGHCIGFRHTDYADRSYSCGGQYTNEGASTVGAVLVPGTPSGPDPSSWMLACIGSGANRPFNSNDRTALNYLY, encoded by the coding sequence ATGAAAAAAAATCAATTACTCGCCCCCTTAGCGCTCCTGATGGGCGCTACTATGGCTCTGTCATCCTGCGAAAAGAAGCAGGAGGTGGTAGCCAAAAATGAAATTTCAGAAGAAAATCTAACGCAGATTCAGTCTCTCGGATTTAGCACTCAGGAAGCACAGAAAGTGGAAGGCGGCATCTTGGTGGAAGGTGACATTCTGCTGACTGACGAGATGCTTAGCAGCACGCCAGAGTATTCTATGCTGCGTGTAGGCCAAGACGAGCAGTACCGCACCAACAACTTGGTTAGCACTTCAGGTGGCACTCGCACCATAACCATCCGGGTTTCTACCAGCCTGCCATCGGCGTATATCACGGCCACCGACGAGCTGATCCGGCGCTACAATGCCGAGAACCTACGTCTGCGCTTTGCGCGCGTCACCTCCGGTGGCAGCATCGTCCTGACGGCTGCTCCTGCTGGCTCGGGTTATTTGGCTTCAGCAGGCTTCCCTTCCGGTGGCAACCCGTACGGCCAAGTGCAGGTTAACTCTGGCGCCATTGGCACGGCCAATGCCTCCACGTACATTGCTACTATTCTAGCGCACGAAGTGGGCCACTGCATCGGCTTCCGCCACACCGACTACGCTGACCGCTCGTATAGCTGCGGCGGACAATACACCAACGAGGGCGCTAGCACTGTGGGCGCGGTACTGGTACCAGGCACCCCTTCCGGCCCTGATCCAAGCTCTTGGATGCTGGCCTGCATTGGCTCAGGCGCCAACCGGCCTTTCAATTCCAACGACCGTACGGCTCTCAACTATCTGTATTAA
- a CDS encoding DinB family protein, protein MSQTSLRTVDFFDALSADITRLREITQRRFRPLTDDQLNRRPGPGKWSVGQCLEHLNIVGGRYLPTITRKLQQAKERGSTPAETVRHGFIGRKMTEAMRTPPSQKAMKSPQQYAPSGSRLPRTVVEVFIRQLDELEGLLAQARRVNANAIRIPNPIIPLLYPRLTDVSEMLVEHIKRHIAQAERVLDGKPTA, encoded by the coding sequence ATGAGCCAAACCTCCCTTCGCACAGTCGATTTCTTCGATGCTTTGAGCGCCGACATCACCCGGTTGCGCGAAATCACCCAACGCCGGTTCCGGCCCCTTACCGACGACCAGCTCAACCGCCGTCCGGGGCCCGGCAAATGGAGCGTTGGACAGTGTTTGGAGCATCTTAATATTGTGGGCGGGCGCTACTTACCTACTATCACGCGCAAGCTTCAGCAAGCCAAAGAACGCGGCAGCACCCCCGCCGAAACCGTACGGCACGGCTTCATCGGGCGCAAAATGACGGAGGCAATGCGTACGCCACCGAGCCAGAAAGCAATGAAATCGCCGCAGCAATATGCCCCTAGCGGGTCGCGGCTGCCCCGCACGGTGGTGGAGGTGTTTATCCGCCAGCTCGACGAGCTGGAAGGGCTGTTGGCACAGGCCCGCCGCGTCAACGCCAACGCCATTCGTATTCCGAACCCAATTATACCACTGCTTTACCCGCGTCTCACAGACGTATCGGAAATGCTGGTCGAGCACATCAAGCGCCATATAGCGCAGGCCGAGCGGGTGTTAGATGGCAAGCCCACAGCGTAA